One part of the Erpetoichthys calabaricus chromosome 1 unlocalized genomic scaffold, fErpCal1.3 SUPER_1_unloc_14, whole genome shotgun sequence genome encodes these proteins:
- the LOC127526341 gene encoding gastrula zinc finger protein XlCGF57.1-like — protein sequence MNSNSMWEATGGLTRVKIAAEEHERAARPSLKSRAKMPKMYPAGQKSLEKECQREEDVSEKRNKRKGRTNIQRPRKIINRIKVKDCNPQYMGPDEDLNRLGSSLGRRCSLKDSNAHKPSESLKTNTVRQEKKLCPNQTGEDFQQNDNLSFLQSRPQIKQPDKNRKKLAFATKNLVTASQHPRFQPIVKLTRIDAIKSQGVYNLNPIRQQCVRTFKYKLNSKDNGGIHGSKKPYHCLEGGRQFSDSDMPKKHREDNTGMEPYHRSERVKNFSKHSHITTPVVEKPYLSKCGKQFSQVNHLQTHMIGHGGQGLCRCPTCGKHFFDKSRLLRHKRIHTGEKQYCCSECGKRFLQSSTLQTHMRVHTGEQPFSCSECGKRFSQSGSLQTHMRLHTGEQPFSCSECGKRFSQTSHLQTHVRVHTGEQPFSCSECGKRFSQTSHLQKHMKVHTGEQPFSCSKCGKRFASSSNHLKHLRVHTGEKPYCCPECGKRFSNTSNLLRHAEVHNKDHL from the exons AAGATGCCAAAAATGTATCCAGCTGGCCAGAAGAGTTTAGAGAAAGAATGTCAACGTGAAGAGGATGTCTCTGAAAAGAGGAACAAAAGAAAGGGTAGGACTAACATTCAGAGACCCCGCAAAATTATAAACCGTATCAAGGTGAAAGACTGTAATCCTCAATATATGGGCCCAGATGAAGACTTAAACAGATTGGGCTCCAGTTTGGGCAGACGCTGCTCCTTGAAGGACAGTAATGCCCACAAGCCGTCAGAATCCTTGAAGACTAACACAGTGAGGCAAGAGAAGAAATTGTGTCCAAATCAAACTGGAGAAG attTTCAACAGAATGACAACTTGTCCTTTCTTCAGAGTCGTCCACAAATTAAACAACCTGATAAGAATAGGAAGAAACTGGCATTTGCAACAAAGAACTTGGTAACGGCCTCTCAGCACCCTAGATTTCAGCCTATTGTGAAGCTAACAAGGATCGATGCCATCAAATCTCAAGGAGTGTACAATCTAAATCCAATCCGCCAACAGTGTGTgagaacatttaaatacaaattgaaTTCTAAAGATAATGGAGGGATTCATGGGAGTAAGAAACCGTATCACTGTCTTGAAGGTGGGAGACAATTCTCAGATAGTGACATGCCTAAGAAACACAGAGAAGATAATACAGGGATGGAGCCATACCACCGTTCTGAACGTGTTAAGAACTTTTCAAAACACAGCCATATCACAACTCCCGTTGTAGAGAAACCATATTTGTctaaatgtggcaaacaattctcacaaGTGAACCACCTTCAGACACACATGATTGGTCACGGAGGACAGGGTTTATGTCGTTGTCCAACATGTGGTAAACATTTCTTTGACAAGAGCCGTCTTCTCagacacaaaagaattcacactggagagaaacaatattgttgttctgaatgtggcaaacgattcttaCAATCAAGCACTCTTCAGACACACATGAGAGTGCACACAGGAgaacagccattttcctgttctgaatgtggcaaacggttctcACAATCAGGCAGTCTTCAGACACACATGAGACTGCACACAGGAgaacagccattttcctgttctgaatgtggcaaacgattctcacaaaCAAGCCATCTTCAGACACACGTGAGAGTGCACACAGGAgaacagccattttcctgttctgaatgtggcaaacggttctcACAAACAAGCCATCTTCAGAAACACATGAAAGTGCACACAGGAgaacagccattttcctgttctaaatgtggcaaacgatttgcAAGTAGCAGTAATCATCTGAAGCATTTAAGagttcacactggtgagaagccctattgctgtcctgaatgtggcaaaagattttccAACACAAGCAATCTTCTGCGTCATGCAGAAGTCCACAATAAAGACCATCTTTAG